A region from the Triticum urartu cultivar G1812 chromosome 1, Tu2.1, whole genome shotgun sequence genome encodes:
- the LOC125521885 gene encoding uncharacterized protein LOC125521885 isoform X6, whose protein sequence is MGSGSGAVVWREIASSPPPGFGRPTGSAGGTASGSERPSPAPGFGAARPSSAQSGGSKSAARTDMLVDVGMEAGSDNLEVPPHVGNESASPTKGTKRKFVVDATEGASPGVNTSNTGQHQHSRRKGKGPGKHAKLEDNKGATKLGRDQTPIGVFEDECVFCHSFRTSEPFHGPMVLYRNRRIVPSDEGNPTNAIYVHEKCMVWAPKVESNGDTFKNVESEINRSKRLRCRRCKLRGAALGCYDNSCRKSYHVPCAMMIPECRWDPENHRVWCPKHAPPDEMSSPTMESDTLSPVLQNHSSQCPTKEISVDCQMEEEHINPLPGDEMSSPIIETDITSPVLQNHSSQCPAKEISVDCQMEDEHINPLPGDEMSSPIIETDITSSVLQNHSSQCPAKEISGDCQMENEHISPLATSSSSLPGQVPGQYLVKGGTSVLDRREDLQVDQLNTSSSSLPQGQCSDRGRISANHRREEKLVNQSSTPVDQWVLLGISLSASEKDSLKEFASLTSSTLAEEWDKTVTHVIVGRNAGDACGRSYEVLMAILSGKWVVTAGWIVDCMVEPIPDLKTCLEKPIPGPEISYEMNFCDGSCTSGYGPTKGRARAAERAPKLFSGLHFCLSAYIDPEDRETIRRLVAAGGGHVLEGISPDRLHENLNKSPAEVYFIYDSGPPRKITSDFDLILGKEIQESIEYAKSGVQVISHTRLLDAILCYDARILERRLQQDV, encoded by the exons ATGGGGAGCGGGAGCGGAGCAGTCGTGTGGAGGGAGATAGCGTCGTCGCCTCCGCCGGGATTCGGCCGGCCGACGGGGAGTGCGGGCGGAACAGCCTCGGGGAGCGAGAGGCCGTCACCGGCCCCGGGATTCGGCGCCGCGCGGCCGTCATCTGCGCAGTCCGGAG GTTCCAAGTCTGCTGCTCGTACCGATATGTTGGTCGACGTAGGAATGGAAGCTGGCTCTGATAATCTTGAGGTTCCACCACATGTTGGG AATGAAAGTGCATCCCCCACGAAAGGCACAAAGAGGAAATTTGTTGTTGATGCAACCGAAGGTGCATCACCAGGTGTTAATACAAGTAACACTGGGCAGCACCAGCATTCCCGCAGAAAAGGTAAGGGTCCTGGGaaacatgcaaagctggaagacAACAAAGGTGCTACTAAGTTGGGGAGAGATCAGACACCAATCGGCGTATTTGAAGATGAATGTGTTTTCTGCCATTCATTTAGAACCAGTGAGCCG TTCCATGGTCCGATGGTACTGTATCGCAATAGAAGGATTGTGCCCAGTGACGAGGGCAACCCTACCAACGCCATCTATGTCCACGAGAAATGCATGGTTTG GGCCCCAAAAGTGGAATCCAATGGTGATACTTTTAAGAATGTGGAGAGTGAAATCAATCGTTCTAAAAGATTGAGATGCAGAAGATGCAAACTCCGGGGAGCAGCGCTTGGTTGTTATGACAACTCCTGCAGAAAAAGTTATCATGTCCCATGTGCAATGATGATACCAGAATGCCGCTGGGATCCT GAGAATCACCGTGTTTGGTGCCCCAAGCATGCACCACCTGATGAGATGAGCTCACCAACAATGGAGAGTGACACTCTTTCCCCCGTCCTTCAAAA TCATTCCAGCCAATGTCCAACTAAAGAAATTTCGGTCGATTGCCAAATGGAAGAGGAACACATTAATCCATTACCGGGCGATGAGATGAGTTCACCAATAATTGAAACTGACATTACTTCCCCTGTCCTTCAGAA TCATTCCAGCCAATGTCCAGCTAAAGAAATTTCGGTCGATTGCCAAATGGAAGATGAACACATTAATCCATTACCGGGCGATGAGATGAGCTCACCAATAATTGAAACTGACATTACTTCCTCTGTCCTTCAGAA TCATTCCAGCCAATGTCCAGCTAAAGAAATTTCTGGCGATTGCCAAATGGAAAATGAACACATTAGTCCACTCGCCACATCAAGTTCTTCTTTGCCTGGACAAGTGCCTGG CCAATATTTAGTTAAAGGAGGAACATCTGTCCTTGATAGAAGGGAAGATCTGCAAGTAGATCAGCTGAACACCTCGAGTTCTTCCTTGCCTCAGGG CCAATGTTCGGACAGAGGAAGAATTTCTGCTAATCACCGGAGAGAAGAAAAGCTAGTAAATCAGTCTAGCACCCCTGTGGATCAATGGGTTTTGCTCGGTATATCTTTAAGTGCATCAGAAAAG GATTCCTTGAAGGAATTTGCATCCTTAACCAGTTCAACCTTGGCTGAGGAATGGGACAAAACTGTGACCCATGTAATTGTGGGCAGAAACGCTGGTGATGCATGTGGCAGATCATATGAGGTCCTGATGGCGATACTCTCTGGGAAATGGGTTGTCACAGCCGGAT GGATTGTGGATTGCATGGTGGAACCGATTCCAGATCTAAAAACTTGCTTGGAAAAGCCGATCCCAGGCCCGGAAATTTCTTACGAGATGAATTTCTGTGATGGCTCGTGCACATCAGGTTATGGACCAACAAAAGGAAGAGCTAGAGCTGCTGAACGG GCACCAAAACTGTTCTCGGGACTGCATTTCTGCCTCAGCGCCTACATAGACCCTGAAGACAGAGAAACCATCCGAAGACTCGTAGCAGCTGGTGGAGGGCATGTACTGGAGGGAATCAGCCCAGACCGGTTGCACGAGAATCTGAATAAAAGTCCAGCGGAAGTGTACTTCATCTACGACAGCGGCCCTCCAAGGAAGATCACTTCGGATTTCGATCTTATCCTTGGCAAGGAGATTCAGGAGAGCATCGAGTACGCGAAATCGGGAGTGCAGGTGATCAGCCACACGAGGCTGCTCGATGCTATCCTGTGCTATGATGCGCGGATCCTGGAAAGGAGGCTTCAGCAAGACGTGTAA
- the LOC125521885 gene encoding uncharacterized protein LOC125521885 isoform X4: MGSGSGAVVWREIASSPPPGFGRPTGSAGGTASGSERPSPAPGFGAARPSSAQSGGSKSAARTDMLVDVGMEAGSDNLEVPPHVGNESASPTKGTKRKFVVDATEGASPGVNTSNTGQHQHSRRKGKGPGKHAKLEDNKGATKLGRDQTPIGVFEDECVFCHSFRTSEPFHGPMVLYRNRRIVPSDEGNPTNAIYVHEKCMVWAPKVESNGDTFKNVESEINRSKRLRCRRCKLRGAALGCYDNSCRKSYHVPCAMMIPECRWDPENHRVWCPKHAPPDEMSSPTMESDTLSPVLQNHSSQCPAKEISVDYQMEDEHINPLPCDEMSSPVIESDINSAVLQDHSSQCPTKEISVDCQMEEEHINPLPGDEMSSPIIETDITSPVLQNHSSQCPAKEISVDCQMEDEHINPLPGDEMSSPIIETDITSSVLQNQCPAKEISGDCQMENEHISPLATSSSSLPGQVPGQYLVKGGTSVLDRREDLQVDQLNTSSSSLPQGQCSDRGRISANHRREEKLVNQSSTPVDQWVLLGISLSASEKDSLKEFASLTSSTLAEEWDKTVTHVIVGRNAGDACGRSYEVLMAILSGKWVVTAGWIVDCMVEPIPDLKTCLEKPIPGPEISYEMNFCDGSCTSGYGPTKGRARAAERAPKLFSGLHFCLSAYIDPEDRETIRRLVAAGGGHVLEGISPDRLHENLNKSPAEVYFIYDSGPPRKITSDFDLILGKEIQESIEYAKSGVQVISHTRLLDAILCYDARILERRLQQDV; this comes from the exons ATGGGGAGCGGGAGCGGAGCAGTCGTGTGGAGGGAGATAGCGTCGTCGCCTCCGCCGGGATTCGGCCGGCCGACGGGGAGTGCGGGCGGAACAGCCTCGGGGAGCGAGAGGCCGTCACCGGCCCCGGGATTCGGCGCCGCGCGGCCGTCATCTGCGCAGTCCGGAG GTTCCAAGTCTGCTGCTCGTACCGATATGTTGGTCGACGTAGGAATGGAAGCTGGCTCTGATAATCTTGAGGTTCCACCACATGTTGGG AATGAAAGTGCATCCCCCACGAAAGGCACAAAGAGGAAATTTGTTGTTGATGCAACCGAAGGTGCATCACCAGGTGTTAATACAAGTAACACTGGGCAGCACCAGCATTCCCGCAGAAAAGGTAAGGGTCCTGGGaaacatgcaaagctggaagacAACAAAGGTGCTACTAAGTTGGGGAGAGATCAGACACCAATCGGCGTATTTGAAGATGAATGTGTTTTCTGCCATTCATTTAGAACCAGTGAGCCG TTCCATGGTCCGATGGTACTGTATCGCAATAGAAGGATTGTGCCCAGTGACGAGGGCAACCCTACCAACGCCATCTATGTCCACGAGAAATGCATGGTTTG GGCCCCAAAAGTGGAATCCAATGGTGATACTTTTAAGAATGTGGAGAGTGAAATCAATCGTTCTAAAAGATTGAGATGCAGAAGATGCAAACTCCGGGGAGCAGCGCTTGGTTGTTATGACAACTCCTGCAGAAAAAGTTATCATGTCCCATGTGCAATGATGATACCAGAATGCCGCTGGGATCCT GAGAATCACCGTGTTTGGTGCCCCAAGCATGCACCACCTGATGAGATGAGCTCACCAACAATGGAGAGTGACACTCTTTCCCCCGTCCTTCAAAA TCATTCCAGCCAATGTCCAGCTAAAGAAATTTCGGTCGATTACCAAATGGAAGATGAACACATTAATCCATTACCGTGCGATGAGATGAGCTCACCAGTAATTGAAAGCGACATTAATTCCGCTGTCCTTCAGGA TCATTCCAGCCAATGTCCAACTAAAGAAATTTCGGTCGATTGCCAAATGGAAGAGGAACACATTAATCCATTACCGGGCGATGAGATGAGTTCACCAATAATTGAAACTGACATTACTTCCCCTGTCCTTCAGAA TCATTCCAGCCAATGTCCAGCTAAAGAAATTTCGGTCGATTGCCAAATGGAAGATGAACACATTAATCCATTACCGGGCGATGAGATGAGCTCACCAATAATTGAAACTGACATTACTTCCTCTGTCCTTCAGAA CCAATGTCCAGCTAAAGAAATTTCTGGCGATTGCCAAATGGAAAATGAACACATTAGTCCACTCGCCACATCAAGTTCTTCTTTGCCTGGACAAGTGCCTGG CCAATATTTAGTTAAAGGAGGAACATCTGTCCTTGATAGAAGGGAAGATCTGCAAGTAGATCAGCTGAACACCTCGAGTTCTTCCTTGCCTCAGGG CCAATGTTCGGACAGAGGAAGAATTTCTGCTAATCACCGGAGAGAAGAAAAGCTAGTAAATCAGTCTAGCACCCCTGTGGATCAATGGGTTTTGCTCGGTATATCTTTAAGTGCATCAGAAAAG GATTCCTTGAAGGAATTTGCATCCTTAACCAGTTCAACCTTGGCTGAGGAATGGGACAAAACTGTGACCCATGTAATTGTGGGCAGAAACGCTGGTGATGCATGTGGCAGATCATATGAGGTCCTGATGGCGATACTCTCTGGGAAATGGGTTGTCACAGCCGGAT GGATTGTGGATTGCATGGTGGAACCGATTCCAGATCTAAAAACTTGCTTGGAAAAGCCGATCCCAGGCCCGGAAATTTCTTACGAGATGAATTTCTGTGATGGCTCGTGCACATCAGGTTATGGACCAACAAAAGGAAGAGCTAGAGCTGCTGAACGG GCACCAAAACTGTTCTCGGGACTGCATTTCTGCCTCAGCGCCTACATAGACCCTGAAGACAGAGAAACCATCCGAAGACTCGTAGCAGCTGGTGGAGGGCATGTACTGGAGGGAATCAGCCCAGACCGGTTGCACGAGAATCTGAATAAAAGTCCAGCGGAAGTGTACTTCATCTACGACAGCGGCCCTCCAAGGAAGATCACTTCGGATTTCGATCTTATCCTTGGCAAGGAGATTCAGGAGAGCATCGAGTACGCGAAATCGGGAGTGCAGGTGATCAGCCACACGAGGCTGCTCGATGCTATCCTGTGCTATGATGCGCGGATCCTGGAAAGGAGGCTTCAGCAAGACGTGTAA
- the LOC125521885 gene encoding uncharacterized protein LOC125521885 isoform X7 — translation MGSGSGAVVWREIASSPPPGFGRPTGSAGGTASGSERPSPAPGFGAARPSSAQSGGSKSAARTDMLVDVGMEAGSDNLEVPPHVGNESASPTKGTKRKFVVDATEGASPGVNTSNTGQHQHSRRKGKGPGKHAKLEDNKGATKLGRDQTPIGVFEDECVFCHSFRTSEPFHGPMVLYRNRRIVPSDEGNPTNAIYVHEKCMVWAPKVESNGDTFKNVESEINRSKRLRCRRCKLRGAALGCYDNSCRKSYHVPCAMMIPECRWDPENHRVWCPKHAPPDEMSSPTMESDTLSPVLQNHSSQCPAKEISVDYQMEDEHINPLPCDEMSSPVIESDINSAVLQDHSSQCPTKEISVDCQMEEEHINPLPGDEMSSPIIETDITSPVLQNHSSQCPAKEISGDCQMENEHISPLATSSSSLPGQVPGQYLVKGGTSVLDRREDLQVDQLNTSSSSLPQGQCSDRGRISANHRREEKLVNQSSTPVDQWVLLGISLSASEKDSLKEFASLTSSTLAEEWDKTVTHVIVGRNAGDACGRSYEVLMAILSGKWVVTAGWIVDCMVEPIPDLKTCLEKPIPGPEISYEMNFCDGSCTSGYGPTKGRARAAERAPKLFSGLHFCLSAYIDPEDRETIRRLVAAGGGHVLEGISPDRLHENLNKSPAEVYFIYDSGPPRKITSDFDLILGKEIQESIEYAKSGVQVISHTRLLDAILCYDARILERRLQQDV, via the exons ATGGGGAGCGGGAGCGGAGCAGTCGTGTGGAGGGAGATAGCGTCGTCGCCTCCGCCGGGATTCGGCCGGCCGACGGGGAGTGCGGGCGGAACAGCCTCGGGGAGCGAGAGGCCGTCACCGGCCCCGGGATTCGGCGCCGCGCGGCCGTCATCTGCGCAGTCCGGAG GTTCCAAGTCTGCTGCTCGTACCGATATGTTGGTCGACGTAGGAATGGAAGCTGGCTCTGATAATCTTGAGGTTCCACCACATGTTGGG AATGAAAGTGCATCCCCCACGAAAGGCACAAAGAGGAAATTTGTTGTTGATGCAACCGAAGGTGCATCACCAGGTGTTAATACAAGTAACACTGGGCAGCACCAGCATTCCCGCAGAAAAGGTAAGGGTCCTGGGaaacatgcaaagctggaagacAACAAAGGTGCTACTAAGTTGGGGAGAGATCAGACACCAATCGGCGTATTTGAAGATGAATGTGTTTTCTGCCATTCATTTAGAACCAGTGAGCCG TTCCATGGTCCGATGGTACTGTATCGCAATAGAAGGATTGTGCCCAGTGACGAGGGCAACCCTACCAACGCCATCTATGTCCACGAGAAATGCATGGTTTG GGCCCCAAAAGTGGAATCCAATGGTGATACTTTTAAGAATGTGGAGAGTGAAATCAATCGTTCTAAAAGATTGAGATGCAGAAGATGCAAACTCCGGGGAGCAGCGCTTGGTTGTTATGACAACTCCTGCAGAAAAAGTTATCATGTCCCATGTGCAATGATGATACCAGAATGCCGCTGGGATCCT GAGAATCACCGTGTTTGGTGCCCCAAGCATGCACCACCTGATGAGATGAGCTCACCAACAATGGAGAGTGACACTCTTTCCCCCGTCCTTCAAAA TCATTCCAGCCAATGTCCAGCTAAAGAAATTTCGGTCGATTACCAAATGGAAGATGAACACATTAATCCATTACCGTGCGATGAGATGAGCTCACCAGTAATTGAAAGCGACATTAATTCCGCTGTCCTTCAGGA TCATTCCAGCCAATGTCCAACTAAAGAAATTTCGGTCGATTGCCAAATGGAAGAGGAACACATTAATCCATTACCGGGCGATGAGATGAGTTCACCAATAATTGAAACTGACATTACTTCCCCTGTCCTTCAGAA TCATTCCAGCCAATGTCCAGCTAAAGAAATTTCTGGCGATTGCCAAATGGAAAATGAACACATTAGTCCACTCGCCACATCAAGTTCTTCTTTGCCTGGACAAGTGCCTGG CCAATATTTAGTTAAAGGAGGAACATCTGTCCTTGATAGAAGGGAAGATCTGCAAGTAGATCAGCTGAACACCTCGAGTTCTTCCTTGCCTCAGGG CCAATGTTCGGACAGAGGAAGAATTTCTGCTAATCACCGGAGAGAAGAAAAGCTAGTAAATCAGTCTAGCACCCCTGTGGATCAATGGGTTTTGCTCGGTATATCTTTAAGTGCATCAGAAAAG GATTCCTTGAAGGAATTTGCATCCTTAACCAGTTCAACCTTGGCTGAGGAATGGGACAAAACTGTGACCCATGTAATTGTGGGCAGAAACGCTGGTGATGCATGTGGCAGATCATATGAGGTCCTGATGGCGATACTCTCTGGGAAATGGGTTGTCACAGCCGGAT GGATTGTGGATTGCATGGTGGAACCGATTCCAGATCTAAAAACTTGCTTGGAAAAGCCGATCCCAGGCCCGGAAATTTCTTACGAGATGAATTTCTGTGATGGCTCGTGCACATCAGGTTATGGACCAACAAAAGGAAGAGCTAGAGCTGCTGAACGG GCACCAAAACTGTTCTCGGGACTGCATTTCTGCCTCAGCGCCTACATAGACCCTGAAGACAGAGAAACCATCCGAAGACTCGTAGCAGCTGGTGGAGGGCATGTACTGGAGGGAATCAGCCCAGACCGGTTGCACGAGAATCTGAATAAAAGTCCAGCGGAAGTGTACTTCATCTACGACAGCGGCCCTCCAAGGAAGATCACTTCGGATTTCGATCTTATCCTTGGCAAGGAGATTCAGGAGAGCATCGAGTACGCGAAATCGGGAGTGCAGGTGATCAGCCACACGAGGCTGCTCGATGCTATCCTGTGCTATGATGCGCGGATCCTGGAAAGGAGGCTTCAGCAAGACGTGTAA
- the LOC125521885 gene encoding uncharacterized protein LOC125521885 isoform X3: protein MGSGSGAVVWREIASSPPPGFGRPTGSAGGTASGSERPSPAPGFGAARPSSAQSGGSKSAARTDMLVDVGMEAGSDNLEVPPHVGNESASPTKGTKRKFVVDATEGASPGVNTSNTGQHQHSRRKGKGPGKHAKLEDNKGATKLGRDQTPIGVFEDECVFCHSFRTSEPFHGPMVLYRNRRIVPSDEGNPTNAIYVHEKCMVWAPKVESNGDTFKNVESEINRSKRLRCRRCKLRGAALGCYDNSCRKSYHVPCAMMIPECRWDPENHRVWCPKHAPPDEMSSPTMESDTLSPVLQNQCPAKEISVDYQMEDEHINPLPCDEMSSPVIESDINSAVLQDHSSQCPTKEISVDCQMEEEHINPLPGDEMSSPIIETDITSPVLQNHSSQCPAKEISVDCQMEDEHINPLPGDEMSSPIIETDITSSVLQNHSSQCPAKEISGDCQMENEHISPLATSSSSLPGQVPGQYLVKGGTSVLDRREDLQVDQLNTSSSSLPQGQCSDRGRISANHRREEKLVNQSSTPVDQWVLLGISLSASEKDSLKEFASLTSSTLAEEWDKTVTHVIVGRNAGDACGRSYEVLMAILSGKWVVTAGWIVDCMVEPIPDLKTCLEKPIPGPEISYEMNFCDGSCTSGYGPTKGRARAAERAPKLFSGLHFCLSAYIDPEDRETIRRLVAAGGGHVLEGISPDRLHENLNKSPAEVYFIYDSGPPRKITSDFDLILGKEIQESIEYAKSGVQVISHTRLLDAILCYDARILERRLQQDV from the exons ATGGGGAGCGGGAGCGGAGCAGTCGTGTGGAGGGAGATAGCGTCGTCGCCTCCGCCGGGATTCGGCCGGCCGACGGGGAGTGCGGGCGGAACAGCCTCGGGGAGCGAGAGGCCGTCACCGGCCCCGGGATTCGGCGCCGCGCGGCCGTCATCTGCGCAGTCCGGAG GTTCCAAGTCTGCTGCTCGTACCGATATGTTGGTCGACGTAGGAATGGAAGCTGGCTCTGATAATCTTGAGGTTCCACCACATGTTGGG AATGAAAGTGCATCCCCCACGAAAGGCACAAAGAGGAAATTTGTTGTTGATGCAACCGAAGGTGCATCACCAGGTGTTAATACAAGTAACACTGGGCAGCACCAGCATTCCCGCAGAAAAGGTAAGGGTCCTGGGaaacatgcaaagctggaagacAACAAAGGTGCTACTAAGTTGGGGAGAGATCAGACACCAATCGGCGTATTTGAAGATGAATGTGTTTTCTGCCATTCATTTAGAACCAGTGAGCCG TTCCATGGTCCGATGGTACTGTATCGCAATAGAAGGATTGTGCCCAGTGACGAGGGCAACCCTACCAACGCCATCTATGTCCACGAGAAATGCATGGTTTG GGCCCCAAAAGTGGAATCCAATGGTGATACTTTTAAGAATGTGGAGAGTGAAATCAATCGTTCTAAAAGATTGAGATGCAGAAGATGCAAACTCCGGGGAGCAGCGCTTGGTTGTTATGACAACTCCTGCAGAAAAAGTTATCATGTCCCATGTGCAATGATGATACCAGAATGCCGCTGGGATCCT GAGAATCACCGTGTTTGGTGCCCCAAGCATGCACCACCTGATGAGATGAGCTCACCAACAATGGAGAGTGACACTCTTTCCCCCGTCCTTCAAAA CCAATGTCCAGCTAAAGAAATTTCGGTCGATTACCAAATGGAAGATGAACACATTAATCCATTACCGTGCGATGAGATGAGCTCACCAGTAATTGAAAGCGACATTAATTCCGCTGTCCTTCAGGA TCATTCCAGCCAATGTCCAACTAAAGAAATTTCGGTCGATTGCCAAATGGAAGAGGAACACATTAATCCATTACCGGGCGATGAGATGAGTTCACCAATAATTGAAACTGACATTACTTCCCCTGTCCTTCAGAA TCATTCCAGCCAATGTCCAGCTAAAGAAATTTCGGTCGATTGCCAAATGGAAGATGAACACATTAATCCATTACCGGGCGATGAGATGAGCTCACCAATAATTGAAACTGACATTACTTCCTCTGTCCTTCAGAA TCATTCCAGCCAATGTCCAGCTAAAGAAATTTCTGGCGATTGCCAAATGGAAAATGAACACATTAGTCCACTCGCCACATCAAGTTCTTCTTTGCCTGGACAAGTGCCTGG CCAATATTTAGTTAAAGGAGGAACATCTGTCCTTGATAGAAGGGAAGATCTGCAAGTAGATCAGCTGAACACCTCGAGTTCTTCCTTGCCTCAGGG CCAATGTTCGGACAGAGGAAGAATTTCTGCTAATCACCGGAGAGAAGAAAAGCTAGTAAATCAGTCTAGCACCCCTGTGGATCAATGGGTTTTGCTCGGTATATCTTTAAGTGCATCAGAAAAG GATTCCTTGAAGGAATTTGCATCCTTAACCAGTTCAACCTTGGCTGAGGAATGGGACAAAACTGTGACCCATGTAATTGTGGGCAGAAACGCTGGTGATGCATGTGGCAGATCATATGAGGTCCTGATGGCGATACTCTCTGGGAAATGGGTTGTCACAGCCGGAT GGATTGTGGATTGCATGGTGGAACCGATTCCAGATCTAAAAACTTGCTTGGAAAAGCCGATCCCAGGCCCGGAAATTTCTTACGAGATGAATTTCTGTGATGGCTCGTGCACATCAGGTTATGGACCAACAAAAGGAAGAGCTAGAGCTGCTGAACGG GCACCAAAACTGTTCTCGGGACTGCATTTCTGCCTCAGCGCCTACATAGACCCTGAAGACAGAGAAACCATCCGAAGACTCGTAGCAGCTGGTGGAGGGCATGTACTGGAGGGAATCAGCCCAGACCGGTTGCACGAGAATCTGAATAAAAGTCCAGCGGAAGTGTACTTCATCTACGACAGCGGCCCTCCAAGGAAGATCACTTCGGATTTCGATCTTATCCTTGGCAAGGAGATTCAGGAGAGCATCGAGTACGCGAAATCGGGAGTGCAGGTGATCAGCCACACGAGGCTGCTCGATGCTATCCTGTGCTATGATGCGCGGATCCTGGAAAGGAGGCTTCAGCAAGACGTGTAA